One window from the genome of Erwinia sorbitola encodes:
- a CDS encoding alginate lyase family protein → MLGSLPLFAREYAFLSQSELALNKTRLQQQQAPQLTVTAWQQLQHEADRALKAPLLSVTDKTLTPPGGSKHDYLSLSAYWWPDEHAADGLPWVRHDGKVNPASKNEASDGLRLAAFTARVQALTLAWYFSADDRYSDRAIALIRHWFIDPDTRMNPNLTYAQSVPGKAENGRRSGVLDGRYFATRIVDSLLMLRTAPGWHQQDEQQMQRWMSDYLHWLQTSPEGKGEAQSENNHGSWYNVQVAGIAWYLRRPEVIPPMLEQAKSRMNRQFAADGSQPLELARTRSFHYSWFNLQALTALATVAQNSGAGDLWHYRTPQQASLLTALDFMAPYSSGKNWPYRSLDHTGVRLIPLLSLADNQLHRDGYQTAIRQADWTLPENGPGRGAKQEALRDTWLLAVPRFSVGQASVHGE, encoded by the coding sequence ATGCTCGGAAGCCTGCCGTTGTTTGCCCGGGAGTATGCGTTTCTCAGCCAGAGTGAACTGGCGCTGAATAAAACGCGTCTGCAACAGCAGCAGGCACCACAACTGACCGTAACGGCCTGGCAGCAGTTACAGCATGAGGCCGATCGGGCGCTGAAAGCGCCGTTGCTTAGTGTCACGGATAAAACGCTGACGCCTCCCGGCGGTTCAAAGCACGATTATCTCAGCCTGAGCGCCTACTGGTGGCCGGATGAGCACGCGGCAGATGGTCTGCCCTGGGTGCGGCATGATGGTAAGGTCAACCCGGCCAGCAAGAATGAGGCAAGCGATGGCCTGCGGCTGGCAGCATTTACCGCCCGGGTGCAGGCCCTGACGCTGGCCTGGTATTTTTCCGCTGACGATCGTTACTCCGACCGGGCGATCGCGCTGATCCGCCACTGGTTTATCGATCCCGATACGCGGATGAACCCCAATCTTACCTATGCTCAAAGCGTGCCTGGCAAAGCAGAAAACGGGCGGCGATCCGGCGTACTGGACGGGCGTTATTTTGCCACGCGTATTGTGGACTCTTTGCTGATGCTGCGCACCGCGCCGGGCTGGCATCAGCAGGATGAGCAGCAGATGCAGCGATGGATGAGTGACTATCTGCACTGGCTACAGACCAGCCCTGAGGGAAAAGGTGAAGCGCAGTCGGAGAATAACCACGGCAGCTGGTACAACGTGCAGGTGGCGGGAATTGCCTGGTATCTGCGTCGGCCGGAGGTGATACCGCCAATGCTCGAGCAGGCGAAAAGCCGTATGAACCGCCAGTTTGCCGCCGATGGCAGTCAGCCGCTGGAGCTGGCGCGCACCCGATCGTTTCACTACAGCTGGTTTAATTTGCAGGCGTTGACCGCGCTGGCGACGGTGGCACAGAACAGCGGAGCCGGGGATCTGTGGCATTACCGTACCCCGCAGCAGGCCAGCTTGCTGACGGCGCTGGACTTTATGGCACCGTACAGCAGCGGAAAAAACTGGCCGTATCGCAGCCTCGACCATACTGGCGTGCGGCTGATCCCGCTGCTGTCGCTGGCGGATAACCAGCTGCACCGCGATGGCTATCAGACAGCTATCCGTCAGGCTGACTGGACGCTGCCTGAAAACGGCCCAGGGCGCGGGGCTAAACAGGAGGCGCTGCGCGATACCTGGCTACTGGCGGTGCCGCGCTTTAGCGTGGGGCAGGCATCAGTTCACGGGGAATAA
- a CDS encoding DUF1158 family protein, which translates to MKNPFETFLMPMSTLLLGFLSALLLPAPSFGLTLARKLVEMFHLEDIGQLYTLVFCLWFLLLGVIEFYVIRFIYLRFIRP; encoded by the coding sequence ATGAAAAACCCGTTTGAAACTTTCCTGATGCCGATGAGCACCCTGCTGCTCGGCTTCCTCTCAGCGCTGCTGCTGCCAGCGCCCTCATTCGGCCTGACTCTGGCGCGCAAGCTGGTAGAGATGTTCCACCTGGAGGATATCGGCCAGCTCTATACGCTGGTGTTCTGCCTGTGGTTCCTGCTGCTGGGCGTCATCGAGTTTTACGTTATCCGTTTTATCTATCTGCGCTTTATTCGTCCGTGA
- the pdeH gene encoding cyclic-guanylate-specific phosphodiesterase: MVLNSLSHRLPNAIAEQEQLKEPAYWQQCQRSYNFQPIYRVNGSLMAIELLTAVYHPSAPSQRVSPELYFATLEIPQRLHIVAEQLTLLAKWERKFSRTHIVASVNIDGPTLLAIQHNSTVRQLIARCPWVRFELVEHHVLPQEVIVAQMPELGPLWLDDFGSGMANFSALTELKYDYIKLARELFILLRESEEGRNLFGMLLALINRYCKGVIVEGVETPEEWEQVRNSPAYAAQGYFFARPMPFEELETLPLNLV; the protein is encoded by the coding sequence ATGGTGCTGAATAGCCTCAGTCACCGGTTACCGAACGCAATTGCTGAACAAGAGCAGCTTAAAGAACCTGCTTACTGGCAGCAGTGTCAGCGTTCCTATAACTTTCAGCCGATTTACCGGGTCAACGGTAGCCTGATGGCAATTGAGTTGCTCACAGCGGTGTACCACCCATCCGCGCCGAGCCAGAGAGTATCGCCGGAGCTTTATTTTGCAACGCTTGAGATCCCTCAACGCCTGCATATTGTGGCCGAGCAGCTGACGCTGCTGGCTAAATGGGAAAGAAAATTTAGCCGTACCCACATAGTTGCTTCGGTCAATATTGACGGGCCAACGCTGTTGGCTATCCAGCATAACAGTACCGTTCGTCAGCTTATTGCACGCTGCCCCTGGGTGCGCTTTGAGCTGGTTGAGCACCATGTATTGCCGCAGGAAGTGATCGTCGCGCAGATGCCAGAACTGGGGCCACTCTGGCTGGACGATTTCGGTTCCGGTATGGCGAACTTCTCCGCCCTGACCGAACTCAAATACGACTACATCAAACTGGCCCGTGAACTGTTTATTCTGCTGCGTGAAAGCGAAGAGGGACGCAACCTGTTCGGGATGCTGCTGGCGCTGATCAATCGCTACTGCAAAGGGGTGATTGTTGAAGGTGTTGAAACCCCGGAAGAGTGGGAGCAGGTGCGTAACTCCCCGGCCTATGCCGCTCAGGGCTATTTCTTTGCCAGACCAATGCCGTTTGAAGAGCTGGAGACCCTGCCGCTGAACCTCGTATAA
- a CDS encoding AsmA family protein, whose amino-acid sequence MSRTGKVISWIVGIFVLLVVVIVVAIATFDWNRLKPTINQKVSAEINRPFAIRGDLGVAWERNRSEPGWRRWVPWPHVHAQDIMLGNPPEIPDVTMLHLARVDATLSPLALLGKQVYLPWIKLQQPVAKLVQTAGRKNNWTFNLAGSDEKQGDQPPSAWSFRLDNVVFDQGNISYRDAINKADVQVTVDPLGKPVPYAQLAGGEEGQKGAADFVFGWRASGTYNNEPLKGEGKIGGMLSLRSQNTPFPVQADVRSGSTRVRLAGTVQDPMNPGGVDIRLRFSGDTLSSLYGLTGVLLPDTPPYETDGHLTASFRQKEGAVFHYKNFNGHIGDSDIHGALTYSQGQPRPKLEGTLESRQLRMADLGPLIGVNSGKGSEKTDPAKARRGEAATQPADRVLPHDKFDTKSWDVMDADVTFKGRRIEHSSSLPISDLSTHLILKKGDLRLDPLRFGMAGGSLNASVRLEGDKTPMQGRVDLHARNLKLRQLFPDVQAMQSALGQINGDATLSGRGNSVADLLATSNGDLKLLMNDGLISRSLMEIVGLNVGNYVVGKLFGDDEVKINCAAANLQVNNGLASSRLFVFDTENAIINISGTANFANERLDLSINPDSKGIRIITLRSPLYVRGTFKNPDAGVKPGPLIARGAAAVALGTVVGPAAALLALISPSDNDDNQCTRVLQQMKSGK is encoded by the coding sequence ATGTCGCGTACGGGGAAGGTCATTAGCTGGATTGTCGGGATTTTTGTGCTGCTGGTGGTGGTGATTGTGGTCGCGATCGCCACCTTCGACTGGAATCGCCTGAAACCCACCATCAACCAAAAAGTTTCTGCCGAGATTAATCGCCCGTTTGCCATACGTGGCGATCTCGGTGTGGCGTGGGAACGCAACCGCAGCGAGCCTGGCTGGCGTCGCTGGGTGCCATGGCCGCATGTTCATGCCCAGGACATTATGCTGGGTAATCCCCCTGAAATTCCTGATGTTACGATGCTGCATCTGGCGCGCGTCGACGCCACCCTTTCACCGCTGGCGCTGCTGGGTAAGCAGGTCTATCTGCCGTGGATCAAGCTGCAACAGCCGGTCGCAAAGCTGGTGCAAACCGCCGGTCGCAAAAATAACTGGACGTTTAACCTCGCGGGCAGCGATGAGAAACAGGGGGATCAGCCACCGTCAGCGTGGTCTTTCCGCCTGGATAACGTGGTGTTTGACCAGGGCAATATCAGCTACCGCGATGCTATCAACAAAGCTGACGTGCAGGTCACCGTCGATCCGCTGGGCAAGCCGGTGCCTTATGCACAGCTGGCAGGCGGGGAAGAGGGGCAGAAAGGGGCGGCTGATTTTGTCTTTGGCTGGCGCGCCAGCGGCACCTATAACAATGAACCGCTGAAGGGCGAAGGTAAAATTGGCGGCATGCTCTCTTTGCGCAGCCAGAATACCCCATTCCCGGTGCAGGCGGATGTGCGCAGCGGCAGCACCCGCGTGCGGTTAGCGGGCACGGTGCAGGATCCGATGAATCCTGGCGGCGTGGATATTCGCCTGCGCTTCTCCGGCGATACGCTCTCCAGCCTCTACGGGCTGACCGGAGTACTGCTGCCGGATACGCCGCCGTATGAAACTGACGGCCATCTGACGGCGAGCTTCCGGCAGAAGGAGGGGGCGGTCTTCCACTATAAAAATTTCAACGGACATATCGGCGACAGTGATATTCACGGCGCACTGACTTACAGCCAGGGCCAGCCCCGGCCAAAACTGGAAGGTACGCTGGAGTCGCGTCAGCTGCGAATGGCCGATCTCGGCCCGCTCATCGGGGTGAATTCCGGTAAAGGCAGTGAGAAAACCGATCCGGCGAAGGCACGGCGCGGTGAGGCTGCCACTCAGCCCGCCGATCGGGTGCTGCCGCATGATAAGTTCGATACCAAAAGCTGGGATGTGATGGATGCCGATGTGACCTTTAAAGGCCGGCGCATTGAACACAGCAGCTCACTGCCAATCAGCGATCTCTCCACTCATCTGATACTGAAAAAGGGCGATTTGCGCCTCGATCCGCTGCGCTTCGGCATGGCTGGTGGCAGTCTGAATGCCAGCGTCCGTCTGGAAGGGGATAAAACGCCGATGCAGGGGCGTGTGGATCTTCATGCGCGCAATCTCAAGCTACGCCAGCTGTTCCCGGACGTGCAGGCGATGCAGAGTGCGCTTGGCCAGATTAACGGTGATGCGACACTCAGCGGACGCGGTAATTCTGTGGCGGATCTGCTGGCAACCAGTAATGGCGATCTGAAGCTGCTGATGAATGATGGTCTGATCAGCCGCAGCCTGATGGAAATTGTCGGCCTCAACGTGGGTAACTACGTGGTGGGTAAGCTGTTTGGCGATGATGAAGTGAAAATCAACTGCGCCGCCGCCAATCTCCAGGTGAATAACGGCCTCGCCTCTTCGCGGCTGTTTGTCTTTGATACCGAGAACGCGATTATCAATATTAGCGGCACCGCGAATTTTGCTAACGAACGTCTCGATCTGTCAATTAACCCGGACAGTAAAGGTATCAGGATTATCACTCTGCGCTCGCCGCTGTACGTGCGCGGCACCTTTAAAAACCCGGATGCCGGAGTTAAACCGGGGCCGCTGATTGCCCGTGGTGCGGCGGCGGTGGCGCTGGGGACGGTAGTGGGGCCGGCGGCGGCACTGCTGGCGCTCATCTCACCGAGTGATAACGATGATAATCAGTGCACCCGCGTGTTGCAGCAGATGAAAAGCGGAAAGTAA
- the mgtA gene encoding magnesium-translocating P-type ATPase produces the protein MKMHQSNLKMARDLAIASAATQSQDHTLARLNTQRQGLTREDAAARLQQYGANQVASDNAPAALIQLFQAFNNPFIWILMVLAAISVLTDYVLPLRRGEETDLTGATIMLVMISLSGLLRFWQEYRTNKATEALKSLVSTTATVLRRTHADSEAVKIEVPLQEVVPGDIVLLSAGDMVPADVRLLSSRDLFVSQAALSGEALPIEKYDSQSHPHGTHPLPDEQALLSQPGICLMGTNVASGSATAVVVATGSQTWFGTLAKSLVGERPQTSFDRGVNSVSWLLIRFMLVMVPVVLLINGYTKGDWSDALLFALAVAVGLTPEMLPMIVSSNLAKGAIAMSKRKVVVKRLNAIQNLGAMDVLCSDKTGTLTQDKIILAGHINLRGNSDEQVLQLAWLNSRHQTGVKNLMDRAVLGFSQGNAAVSGLWRFRKIDELPFDFERRRLSVLVADEGQQTLICKGAVEEMLAVSAFWLDKGEARPLDDAARSRLRQLAEGYNQQGFRVLVVAKRYISEHSLTSPLCVADERELVITGLLTFLDPPKESAAAAIAALHEQGVTVKVLTGDNAVITSKICRDVGLEPGEPLCGSEMANLSDAELARLAEQRTLFCRLSPQQKTRVLQALQSNGHTVGFLGDGINDAPALRAADVGISVDSATDIAKESADIILLEKSLLVLEQGVLKGRETFGNIIKYLNMTASSNFGNVFSVLVASAFIPFLPMMAIHLLLQNLMYDLSQLALPWDKMDKEFLRKPRQWDAKNIGRFMLWMGPTSSIFDITTFWLMWHVFAANSVETQALFQSGWFVEGLLSQTLVVHMLRTQKIPFIQSRAALPVMLMTGLVMALGILIPFSPLGHAVGLVPLPWNYFPWLLAILLSYCLVTQGMKRLYIRRFGQWF, from the coding sequence ATGAAAATGCACCAGAGCAACCTTAAAATGGCCCGCGATCTGGCGATCGCCAGCGCAGCCACCCAGAGCCAGGATCACACCCTCGCACGCCTTAATACCCAGCGTCAGGGGTTAACCCGTGAAGATGCTGCCGCCAGGCTACAGCAATATGGCGCCAATCAGGTTGCCAGCGATAATGCTCCGGCAGCGCTGATTCAGCTGTTCCAGGCGTTTAATAATCCCTTTATCTGGATTCTGATGGTGCTGGCCGCTATCAGCGTACTGACCGACTACGTGCTGCCGCTGCGCCGGGGGGAAGAGACCGATCTTACCGGTGCCACCATTATGCTGGTGATGATTAGTCTCAGCGGCCTGCTGCGTTTCTGGCAGGAGTACCGCACCAATAAAGCCACGGAAGCGCTGAAATCGCTGGTGAGCACCACCGCAACGGTGCTGCGTCGGACCCATGCTGACAGCGAGGCCGTGAAAATCGAAGTCCCTCTTCAGGAGGTGGTGCCTGGCGATATTGTGCTGCTGTCGGCGGGGGATATGGTTCCGGCTGATGTGCGGCTGCTGAGTTCCCGCGATCTGTTTGTCAGCCAGGCGGCGCTAAGTGGTGAAGCACTCCCCATTGAAAAATATGACAGCCAGAGCCACCCCCACGGCACTCACCCGTTGCCGGATGAACAGGCGTTGCTGAGTCAGCCCGGTATCTGCCTGATGGGCACTAATGTTGCCAGCGGCAGCGCGACGGCGGTAGTGGTGGCTACCGGCAGCCAGACATGGTTTGGCACGCTGGCAAAATCACTGGTAGGTGAGCGCCCACAAACCTCCTTTGACCGTGGCGTCAACAGCGTCAGCTGGCTGCTTATCCGCTTTATGCTGGTGATGGTGCCGGTAGTATTGCTGATTAACGGCTATACCAAAGGCGACTGGAGCGATGCGCTGCTGTTTGCGCTGGCGGTGGCCGTTGGCCTGACGCCGGAGATGCTGCCGATGATTGTCAGCTCCAATCTGGCGAAAGGCGCGATCGCCATGTCGAAACGCAAAGTGGTGGTTAAGCGTCTGAATGCTATCCAGAATCTTGGAGCAATGGATGTACTGTGCAGTGATAAAACCGGCACCCTGACTCAGGACAAAATCATCCTGGCCGGACACATTAACCTGCGCGGCAACAGCGATGAGCAGGTGTTGCAGCTGGCCTGGCTAAACAGTCGTCATCAGACAGGGGTGAAAAACCTGATGGATCGGGCGGTGCTGGGGTTCAGCCAGGGTAACGCGGCGGTCAGCGGGCTGTGGCGCTTCCGTAAAATCGATGAACTGCCGTTTGATTTCGAACGCCGCCGTCTGTCGGTGCTGGTAGCGGATGAAGGCCAGCAAACCCTCATCTGCAAAGGAGCGGTAGAGGAGATGCTGGCGGTATCGGCCTTCTGGCTGGATAAAGGAGAGGCACGCCCGCTGGACGATGCTGCCCGCAGCCGGTTACGCCAGCTGGCCGAAGGCTATAACCAGCAGGGATTTCGCGTGCTGGTGGTGGCAAAGCGTTATATCAGTGAGCATTCACTTACTTCACCGCTCTGCGTTGCCGATGAACGTGAACTGGTCATTACTGGCCTGCTGACGTTCCTCGACCCGCCGAAAGAGAGTGCCGCCGCCGCAATAGCTGCGCTGCATGAACAGGGCGTGACGGTCAAAGTGCTGACGGGTGATAACGCGGTGATCACCAGTAAAATCTGTCGCGATGTTGGGCTGGAGCCGGGAGAGCCGCTGTGCGGCAGTGAAATGGCGAATCTGAGTGACGCAGAACTCGCGCGTCTGGCAGAGCAGAGAACGTTATTTTGCCGCCTCAGCCCGCAGCAGAAAACCCGCGTATTGCAGGCGCTGCAAAGCAACGGCCACACCGTCGGTTTCCTTGGCGACGGGATTAACGATGCTCCGGCGCTGCGGGCGGCAGATGTCGGGATCTCCGTCGACAGTGCCACCGATATTGCTAAAGAGTCGGCGGATATTATTCTGCTGGAGAAAAGCCTGCTGGTGCTGGAACAGGGGGTGCTGAAAGGCCGTGAGACCTTCGGCAATATCATCAAGTATCTGAATATGACCGCCAGCTCCAACTTCGGTAACGTGTTTTCGGTACTGGTCGCCAGCGCGTTTATTCCGTTTCTGCCGATGATGGCGATTCATCTGCTGTTGCAGAACCTGATGTATGACCTGTCACAGCTGGCGCTGCCGTGGGACAAAATGGACAAGGAATTCCTGCGTAAACCGCGGCAGTGGGATGCAAAGAATATCGGCCGCTTTATGCTGTGGATGGGGCCAACGTCGTCGATTTTCGATATCACCACTTTCTGGCTGATGTGGCATGTATTTGCTGCGAACAGCGTCGAAACCCAGGCGTTGTTCCAGTCCGGCTGGTTTGTTGAGGGGCTGCTGTCACAGACGCTGGTGGTACATATGCTGCGCACCCAGAAAATCCCGTTTATTCAGAGCCGCGCCGCACTACCGGTGATGCTGATGACCGGGCTGGTGATGGCGCTGGGTATTCTGATTCCGTTCTCACCGCTCGGGCATGCCGTCGGTCTGGTGCCGCTGCCGTGGAATTACTTCCCGTGGCTGCTGGCAATCCTGCTGAGTTACTGCCTGGTCACCCAGGGAATGAAACGCCTCTATATACGCCGTTTCGGCCAGTGGTTCTGA
- a CDS encoding sugar kinase, giving the protein MTQQKLAVIGECMIELSQQGNAMSRGFGGDTLNTAVYVARQVPEQALRVDYVTALGNDSFSREMITAWQNEGLHTDLIQQMENKLPGLYVIETDARGERTFYYWRNDAAARYWLEGERAEAICQQLADYDYLYLSGISLAILSPQSRETLYTLLAACRSNGGKIIFDNNYRPRLWSSREEARAAYQAMLACTDIAFLTLDDETLLWGEAPVTDVVARTQQAGVSEIVIKRGADACLVANGDQPLLEIPAVRLPPSAVVDTTAAGDSFSAGYLAVRLTGGSATEAAQRGHLTASTVIQHRGAIIPRELMPAPR; this is encoded by the coding sequence ATGACGCAACAGAAGCTGGCCGTAATCGGCGAATGTATGATTGAACTCTCCCAGCAGGGCAACGCCATGAGCCGGGGATTTGGTGGCGATACGCTGAATACGGCGGTATACGTGGCACGCCAGGTGCCGGAACAGGCGCTGCGGGTAGATTATGTTACTGCGCTGGGCAACGACAGTTTCAGCCGCGAGATGATTACTGCCTGGCAAAACGAAGGCCTGCATACTGACCTGATCCAGCAGATGGAGAACAAGCTGCCGGGGCTGTATGTGATTGAAACGGATGCCAGGGGCGAACGCACCTTTTACTACTGGCGTAATGACGCCGCCGCACGGTACTGGCTGGAGGGCGAGCGTGCAGAAGCGATCTGCCAGCAGCTGGCTGATTACGACTATCTCTACCTGAGCGGTATCAGCCTGGCGATCCTCAGCCCGCAGAGCCGGGAAACCCTTTACACCCTGCTGGCCGCCTGCCGCAGCAACGGCGGTAAAATTATTTTTGATAATAACTATCGCCCGCGCCTGTGGTCGAGCCGTGAAGAGGCCCGCGCCGCATATCAGGCGATGCTCGCCTGTACCGATATTGCTTTCCTGACGCTGGACGATGAAACCCTGCTGTGGGGCGAGGCTCCGGTGACAGACGTTGTTGCACGTACGCAGCAGGCTGGCGTCAGTGAAATTGTCATTAAACGCGGTGCTGATGCCTGTCTGGTGGCGAACGGTGACCAGCCGCTGCTGGAGATCCCCGCCGTACGCCTGCCGCCGTCAGCGGTTGTTGATACTACGGCCGCAGGTGACTCTTTCAGCGCGGGCTATCTGGCCGTGCGCCTGACCGGCGGCAGTGCAACCGAGGCGGCGCAGCGCGGCCACCTGACCGCCAGCACGGTGATCCAGCATCGCGGGGCGATTATTCCCCGTGAACTGATGCCTGCCCCACGCTAA
- a CDS encoding MFS transporter: MQASIAPSIDTDPDATPVNSRGKVVIASLVGTAIEFFDFYIYATAAVIVFPHIFFPQGDPTVATLQSLATFAIAFIARPIGSAVFGHFGDRAGRKVTLVASLLTMGISTVAIGLLPGYDTIGVFAPLLLALARFGQGLGLGGEWGGAALLATENAPAKKRALYGSFPQLGAPIGFFFANGTFLLLSWLLTDDQFMSWGWRVPFILSAVLVLIGLYVRVSLHESPVFAKVQKEKKQVKVPIGTLLSKHLGTTIIGTFIMLATYTLFYIMTVYSMTYGTTPAPNGLGIPRNTFLWMLMVAVIGFGVMVPIAGLLADRFGRRKTMIVITLMIIGFAMVFPSMLGSGNPVLIMAFLVCGLSVMGLTFGPMGALLPELFPTEVRYTGASFSYNLSSILGASVAPYIATWLAHTYGLFYVGVYLASMACLTLIALILCKETRHESLFD; encoded by the coding sequence ATGCAAGCTTCCATCGCGCCATCCATCGACACCGATCCCGACGCCACGCCCGTAAACTCACGCGGTAAAGTGGTGATTGCTTCGCTGGTCGGAACCGCTATCGAATTCTTCGATTTCTATATTTACGCTACTGCGGCGGTGATTGTTTTCCCGCATATTTTCTTCCCGCAGGGCGATCCTACCGTTGCCACGCTACAGTCGCTGGCTACCTTCGCCATTGCCTTTATCGCGCGCCCGATTGGCTCTGCGGTCTTTGGTCACTTCGGCGACCGCGCCGGACGTAAAGTGACGCTGGTGGCCTCGCTGCTGACCATGGGAATTTCCACCGTGGCGATCGGCCTGCTACCGGGTTATGACACCATTGGCGTCTTCGCTCCGCTGCTGCTGGCGCTGGCGCGCTTTGGTCAGGGCCTGGGTCTTGGCGGCGAATGGGGCGGTGCGGCACTGCTGGCGACGGAAAACGCCCCGGCGAAAAAACGCGCCCTGTATGGCTCGTTCCCGCAGCTTGGTGCGCCGATTGGCTTCTTCTTTGCTAACGGCACCTTCCTGCTGCTCTCCTGGCTGCTGACAGACGATCAGTTTATGAGCTGGGGCTGGCGCGTGCCGTTTATCCTCTCTGCGGTGCTGGTGCTGATTGGCCTCTATGTGCGTGTGTCCCTGCATGAGTCGCCGGTTTTCGCCAAAGTGCAAAAAGAGAAAAAACAGGTAAAAGTGCCGATTGGCACCCTGTTAAGTAAGCATCTGGGTACCACCATTATTGGCACGTTCATTATGCTGGCGACCTACACGCTCTTCTATATTATGACCGTCTACTCAATGACTTACGGCACCACACCTGCGCCGAACGGACTGGGTATTCCGCGCAATACCTTCCTGTGGATGCTGATGGTAGCGGTGATTGGTTTTGGCGTGATGGTGCCGATTGCCGGGCTGCTGGCTGACCGCTTTGGTCGCCGCAAGACGATGATCGTTATCACCCTGATGATTATCGGCTTTGCGATGGTATTCCCGTCGATGCTCGGCTCCGGTAATCCGGTGCTGATTATGGCCTTCCTGGTGTGCGGCCTGAGCGTTATGGGCCTGACCTTCGGCCCGATGGGTGCACTGCTGCCGGAACTGTTCCCGACCGAAGTACGTTATACCGGCGCGTCCTTCTCCTATAACCTGTCGTCGATTTTAGGGGCCTCCGTGGCACCTTATATCGCCACCTGGTTAGCGCACACTTACGGGCTGTTCTACGTCGGCGTTTACCTTGCATCAATGGCCTGCCTGACGCTGATTGCGCTGATCCTGTGTAAAGAAACCCGCCACGAATCGTTGTTTGACTGA